Proteins encoded within one genomic window of Thermodesulfobacteriota bacterium:
- a CDS encoding iron ABC transporter substrate-binding protein — MARHPRANLSAIPIVIMILISFVAASCTGGDGSSDTKNEQEVLTIYSGRSEKLIGPIIEQFSEVSGIKTEVKYGGTAEIAATLLEEGSKSPADIFIAQDPGGLGAVEALLAPLPENITGPVAARFKSADGKWVGLSGRARTVVYNTNKLSESDLPDDIWGFTGPEWKGRLGWAPTNASFQTMVTAMIDLWGEEKTAEWLAGIQANNPRAYPNNSSIVLAAESGEIDAGFVNHYYLYRLLAEKGENIPVRNYHPRAGGPGAIIMVAGAGITETSGNKEAAEKFIKFMLSPVAQQYFTGQTYEYPVIEGVVTNRLLVPLSDINAPDMDTKELADPEATVRLLREQNIIP; from the coding sequence ATGGCCAGACATCCTCGCGCGAACCTTTCCGCGATCCCAATTGTGATTATGATTCTCATATCCTTTGTCGCCGCATCCTGCACGGGGGGCGACGGCTCTTCGGACACAAAGAACGAACAGGAAGTCCTAACGATTTATTCCGGGCGCAGTGAAAAGCTTATCGGTCCCATAATAGAGCAGTTCAGCGAAGTGAGCGGCATCAAAACCGAGGTCAAGTACGGCGGCACCGCCGAGATAGCGGCGACCCTGCTCGAAGAAGGCTCGAAGTCCCCCGCCGACATCTTCATAGCGCAGGACCCGGGCGGCCTCGGCGCAGTCGAGGCGCTGCTCGCGCCGCTTCCGGAGAACATTACCGGCCCTGTCGCCGCCCGCTTCAAGTCCGCAGACGGCAAGTGGGTCGGGCTTTCGGGGCGCGCACGCACGGTTGTCTACAACACGAACAAGCTCTCGGAGAGCGACCTCCCGGACGACATATGGGGCTTTACCGGCCCTGAATGGAAAGGCCGCCTCGGATGGGCCCCGACGAACGCATCGTTCCAGACGATGGTAACGGCGATGATAGACCTCTGGGGCGAAGAGAAGACGGCCGAATGGCTCGCCGGCATACAGGCGAACAACCCCAGGGCCTACCCCAACAACTCGTCCATAGTGCTCGCGGCCGAGTCCGGCGAAATCGACGCCGGCTTCGTCAATCATTACTACCTCTACAGGCTCCTCGCCGAAAAGGGTGAGAATATCCCCGTAAGGAATTACCACCCGCGCGCGGGCGGGCCCGGGGCGATCATCATGGTCGCCGGGGCGGGCATTACCGAAACCTCCGGCAATAAAGAGGCAGCCGAGAAGTTCATAAAATTCATGCTCTCCCCCGTGGCGCAGCAGTACTTCACCGGCCAGACCTACGAGTATCCGGTCATCGAAGGAGTCGTCACGAACCGCCTTCTCGTCCCGCTGAGCGACATCAACGCGCCGGACATGGACACGAAAGAGCTCGCCGACCCCGAGGCCACGGTCAGGCTCTTAAGAGAGCAGAACATCATCCCCTGA
- a CDS encoding iron ABC transporter permease: protein MNGRTGTDNVTSGGGESSLRLPDLYSVFYLAAIFTALLVLVPILYLAVRAAGSEGAFTDLVSRPRTWEILKRSILLSFSVTFISALVSVPLAWILERTDLPLKRVWTVLTTVPVVIPSYVAGFVTVAALGPRGLVQQLLEPFGVDRLPEIYGFWGALLTLTLVRYPYVLLPVRAALSRMDPSLEESSRSLGKTPFQTFVKIILPQMRPALVAGCLLTALTALADFGAVSLLRYETFTWAIYIQYQSLFDRSAAASLSLVLVAFALSLLMLEWLTEKKAPTYSASRGNRPPLQPIRLGKWKAPALSLCTVITLGSIVVPVSILGMWLVRGIVSGEIMPGLAEPLFNSVYISAMGALATVLLAFPVAWLAVMKRSRLTSVLERVSYLGFALPGIVIGLALVFFGIRYLAPVYQTRTMLVAAYVILFLPMALGPLRTSFLQLSPRLGEAARSLGKSQSAVMARITIPLSVPGIVTGTLLTFLVTMRELPATLILSPIGFRTLATSTWSASSEAFFAQAALYSLVLIAISSVPMAILILKRKNGGYA from the coding sequence ATGAATGGAAGAACCGGGACAGATAACGTAACGTCCGGAGGCGGCGAGTCCTCGCTTCGCCTCCCCGACCTCTACTCTGTCTTCTATCTCGCGGCGATTTTCACCGCCCTCCTCGTCCTCGTTCCGATCCTCTATCTCGCCGTGAGGGCGGCCGGCTCCGAGGGCGCGTTTACGGACCTCGTTTCGAGGCCGAGGACGTGGGAGATTCTGAAAAGGTCCATACTCCTCTCCTTCTCGGTAACGTTCATCTCGGCGCTCGTATCCGTCCCGCTCGCGTGGATACTCGAACGGACGGACCTCCCGCTCAAAAGAGTGTGGACCGTCCTCACCACGGTGCCGGTCGTCATACCGTCCTACGTCGCCGGGTTCGTGACGGTCGCCGCGCTCGGGCCGAGGGGGCTCGTGCAGCAGCTTCTCGAACCGTTCGGCGTCGATAGGCTCCCCGAGATATACGGCTTCTGGGGGGCCCTACTGACGCTGACCCTGGTCAGGTACCCCTACGTCCTTCTGCCCGTGAGGGCCGCCCTTTCCAGGATGGACCCGTCTCTCGAAGAGAGCTCGCGGAGCCTCGGGAAGACACCGTTCCAAACGTTCGTGAAAATTATACTCCCCCAGATGAGGCCGGCGCTCGTGGCGGGCTGCCTCCTTACGGCGCTCACGGCCCTCGCCGATTTCGGCGCCGTATCGCTCCTCCGCTACGAGACGTTCACCTGGGCGATATACATACAGTACCAGTCCCTCTTCGACAGGTCGGCGGCCGCGTCGCTTTCCCTCGTCCTGGTAGCGTTCGCCCTCTCCCTGCTCATGCTCGAATGGCTCACCGAAAAAAAGGCCCCGACGTATTCGGCCTCCCGCGGCAACCGCCCGCCCCTCCAGCCGATACGCCTCGGCAAGTGGAAGGCCCCGGCGCTTTCGCTCTGCACCGTCATAACCCTCGGCAGCATCGTGGTCCCGGTCTCGATACTCGGCATGTGGCTCGTAAGGGGAATAGTCTCGGGCGAGATAATGCCGGGCCTGGCGGAGCCCCTTTTCAACTCGGTCTACATCTCCGCCATGGGGGCGCTCGCCACGGTCCTGCTCGCATTCCCGGTCGCCTGGCTCGCCGTCATGAAGCGGAGCAGGCTCACGTCCGTACTCGAAAGGGTCTCATACCTCGGCTTCGCCCTCCCGGGAATCGTCATAGGCCTCGCTCTCGTCTTTTTCGGCATAAGATACCTCGCCCCCGTATACCAGACGCGGACGATGCTCGTCGCCGCCTACGTCATACTCTTCCTACCGATGGCCCTCGGGCCGCTCCGGACCTCCTTCCTCCAGCTAAGCCCACGGCTCGGCGAGGCGGCGCGCTCGCTCGGGAAATCCCAGTCCGCCGTGATGGCCCGGATAACCATACCGCTCTCCGTGCCGGGTATAGTTACCGGTACATTGCTTACGTTTCTCGTTACCATGAGGGAGCTCCCCGCAACCTTGATTCTGTCGCCCATAGGGTTCAGAACGCTCGCGACTTCTACCTGGTCGGCGTCCTCCGAGGCCTTCTTCGCACAGGCCGCTCTCTACTCTCTCGTACTCATAGCTATTTCGTCCGTACCGATGGCGATACTCATACTCAAACGAAAGAACGGGGGATATGCATGA
- a CDS encoding FAD-dependent oxidoreductase, with the protein MSWKEITAGKIEDFEENGLKTVEVDGAKILIARVGDEFHALSAFCTHYGAPLEKGILSDGRIVCPWHHTCFKARNGDVLDPPATDALVSYEAWKDGENLKVRIPEDPPGRRLPEMTRRDPKADDRTFVIIGGGAAGYYAAQSFRENGFKGRVIMITRERRLPYDRPNLSKDYLHGKAKDEWMPLREDTFYADHDIEIVEGKEVVSLEADTGKVVLADGGTMEPDGVLVATGGRPRKLGVPGSELGNIFTLRSFDDADAVIAAAKSASRAVVIGASFIGMEAAHSLTELGLEVTVAGKEAVPFEHVFGEEIGLLLKREHEGHGVVFELEKNVSRFFGEDRVEKVLLNDGTEIETDMVLVGIGVVPETGFVKGIELLPDGSIPVDGYLHAAGNVFAAGDIASYPDLRAGTRARIEHWRVAMQQGRTAAMNMLGMEVRYGGVPFFWTDQAGLNLQYVGHASSWDSLITWGSVEDKEFITFYVSNGVVLAACGHWRDAEMAVIEELFRLKKMPWPEELASGPIDLKALL; encoded by the coding sequence ATGAGCTGGAAAGAAATCACGGCAGGAAAAATAGAGGACTTCGAAGAAAACGGCCTTAAGACCGTCGAGGTCGACGGCGCGAAAATACTGATAGCGAGGGTGGGAGACGAGTTTCATGCGCTGAGCGCCTTCTGTACGCATTACGGCGCCCCGCTCGAAAAGGGGATCCTCAGCGACGGGAGGATCGTGTGCCCGTGGCACCATACGTGTTTTAAAGCCAGGAACGGGGACGTCCTGGATCCCCCGGCGACGGATGCGCTCGTTTCTTACGAAGCGTGGAAGGACGGGGAGAATCTCAAGGTCAGAATTCCGGAGGATCCGCCCGGGCGGCGTCTGCCCGAAATGACGCGCCGGGACCCGAAAGCCGACGACAGGACGTTCGTCATAATCGGCGGGGGCGCCGCGGGTTATTACGCAGCCCAGAGTTTCAGGGAAAACGGGTTTAAGGGCAGGGTTATCATGATAACGAGGGAGAGAAGGCTCCCGTACGACCGCCCGAACCTGAGTAAGGATTATCTTCACGGCAAGGCCAAGGACGAATGGATGCCACTCAGGGAAGATACTTTTTACGCCGACCACGACATAGAGATAGTCGAGGGGAAAGAGGTGGTGTCCCTCGAAGCTGACACGGGAAAGGTAGTCCTCGCCGACGGCGGGACGATGGAGCCGGACGGCGTCCTCGTGGCGACGGGTGGGCGCCCGAGAAAGCTGGGGGTTCCGGGCTCGGAGCTCGGGAATATCTTTACGCTGAGGAGCTTCGACGACGCCGACGCCGTCATAGCCGCCGCGAAGAGCGCGTCGAGGGCGGTCGTCATAGGGGCGAGCTTCATCGGCATGGAGGCCGCTCACAGCCTTACGGAGCTCGGCCTCGAGGTAACCGTGGCGGGCAAGGAAGCGGTGCCGTTCGAGCACGTCTTCGGCGAGGAGATAGGACTCCTTCTCAAGCGCGAGCACGAGGGGCACGGCGTCGTTTTCGAGCTGGAAAAGAACGTTTCCAGGTTTTTCGGCGAGGACAGGGTGGAAAAGGTTTTACTCAACGACGGGACCGAAATCGAAACCGATATGGTGCTGGTCGGCATAGGGGTCGTCCCCGAAACCGGGTTCGTGAAGGGTATAGAGCTGCTTCCCGACGGGAGCATCCCCGTGGACGGTTATCTCCACGCCGCTGGCAATGTCTTCGCCGCCGGGGACATCGCGTCGTACCCGGACTTGAGGGCCGGCACGCGGGCGCGCATAGAGCACTGGCGCGTCGCCATGCAGCAGGGGAGGACGGCCGCGATGAACATGCTGGGGATGGAAGTGCGTTATGGAGGGGTGCCGTTCTTCTGGACGGACCAGGCGGGCCTGAACCTTCAGTACGTGGGCCACGCGTCGTCGTGGGACAGCCTGATTACGTGGGGGAGCGTCGAGGACAAGGAATTCATCACCTTTTATGTGTCGAACGGGGTCGTTCTGGCCGCGTGCGGGCACTGGAGAGATGCCGAGATGGCCGTTATCGAGGAGCTTTTCAGGCTAAAGAAAATGCCCTGGCCCGAAGAGCTCGCTTCGGGGCCGATCGACCTGAAGGCCCTGCTTTGA
- a CDS encoding TonB family protein, with the protein MFSLQLKLFTLLSIAFHGALLGLLIYFAPKKVDVPAQPLKVGLVTLEKDPGMKKGNPGPPQEKEPEPVKKAEPPKPKPEPVKKPEKKVAKKKPVKKAPQKEVITRAPAEEKPSESASDMVNPSQAGDSDEVALSRPSSNAVTGSGGSGLGSAGTGKGADSVGYPDYGINPKPKYPMIAKRYGYEGLVILNVYVLENGRVGKIQLKKSSGYDVLDNSALKAVKGWVFVPGQRNGKPASSWVVVPVRFNLTSG; encoded by the coding sequence ATGTTTTCTTTACAGCTTAAATTATTCACACTGCTGTCCATCGCCTTCCACGGCGCTCTGCTCGGGCTCCTCATATACTTCGCCCCGAAGAAGGTCGACGTCCCAGCCCAGCCGCTCAAGGTCGGGCTCGTCACACTCGAAAAAGATCCCGGCATGAAAAAAGGCAATCCCGGCCCGCCGCAGGAAAAAGAGCCCGAGCCCGTAAAAAAGGCCGAGCCGCCGAAACCGAAACCCGAGCCGGTCAAGAAGCCCGAAAAGAAAGTAGCGAAGAAAAAGCCGGTCAAAAAAGCCCCGCAAAAAGAAGTAATAACCCGCGCCCCCGCCGAAGAAAAGCCGAGCGAATCGGCGTCCGACATGGTAAACCCGAGCCAGGCCGGGGATAGCGACGAGGTCGCGCTGAGCCGCCCGTCGAGCAACGCAGTCACGGGCAGCGGGGGATCGGGCCTCGGCTCCGCGGGCACGGGGAAAGGCGCGGATTCCGTCGGCTATCCCGATTACGGTATTAACCCCAAGCCCAAATACCCCATGATAGCCAAAAGATACGGCTACGAGGGCCTCGTCATCCTCAACGTATACGTCCTCGAGAACGGCCGCGTGGGAAAGATACAGCTTAAAAAATCGTCGGGTTACGACGTCCTCGACAATTCGGCTTTAAAAGCCGTCAAGGGCTGGGTGTTCGTCCCCGGCCAGAGAAACGGAAAACCCGCGTCGAGCTGGGTGGTCGTTCCTGTAAGATTTAATCTGACGAGCGGTTAA
- a CDS encoding cation:proton antiporter: MHEISLITTIALSLAAALVFGLLAKRLGLSPIIGYLIAGIIVGPYTPGISGDPVIASQLAEIGVILLMFGVGLHFRLKDLLAVKSIAIPGAIGQSFAATVACTAIAVIVGWSWQEGIVFGIAVSVASTVVLLRSLLDMGLLDAPEGHAAVGWLIVEDIITVLVLVLLPPLAASAEGEGGIFKTAGIAVVKLVVLTVIMMFAGARFVPHLLYRVARLRSRELFTLTVLVMAISVATVSYLAFGASMALGAFLAGMVVGQSKVSHQAAADALPLRDAFAVLFFVAVGMLFDYRTVLDSPFLMIGIVAVIIIVKPLAALIITLISGYSLRTGLTVAGGLAQIGEFSFILAEFAKSLKLIPGEAHNVLVAGAIISISLNPWIFRSFLALEPRLSRIRWLNSFIEIRGGKSGEKANARAIEQEPKPSSVRSIVVGYGPVGQNVTKILYEFGIEPTIIELNIDTVLEIQAEGHHAIYGDASRSEILEVAGITTAKYLIVTMPHSEMSLGIVHTAREENPEVRILARARFLHQVEGLEHAGTTIVRCDEAEAAHALAEALLQDIKAPKTQIEAIIAAAVEGDDSKVKLD; the protein is encoded by the coding sequence ATGCATGAAATATCTCTTATAACGACCATAGCGCTCAGCCTGGCTGCGGCGCTCGTCTTCGGCCTTCTCGCAAAGCGTCTCGGTCTGTCCCCGATAATAGGCTATTTGATAGCCGGTATAATCGTCGGCCCTTACACTCCGGGAATCTCCGGCGACCCTGTCATCGCCTCGCAGCTCGCGGAAATAGGCGTGATCCTGCTCATGTTCGGGGTGGGCCTCCATTTCCGGCTGAAGGATCTTCTGGCCGTGAAATCCATAGCCATACCCGGCGCCATCGGCCAGAGCTTCGCGGCGACCGTGGCCTGCACGGCTATCGCTGTGATCGTCGGCTGGTCGTGGCAGGAGGGAATCGTCTTCGGCATAGCAGTATCGGTGGCGAGCACGGTCGTACTGTTGAGATCGCTTCTCGATATGGGCCTTCTTGACGCGCCCGAGGGGCACGCCGCCGTAGGCTGGCTCATCGTGGAGGATATTATCACCGTGCTCGTCCTGGTTCTCCTTCCGCCGCTTGCGGCGAGTGCGGAAGGCGAGGGCGGAATCTTCAAGACTGCGGGCATAGCGGTTGTAAAGCTCGTCGTACTTACTGTTATAATGATGTTCGCCGGCGCCCGGTTCGTGCCGCATCTTCTGTACAGGGTGGCGCGTCTGAGGTCGCGCGAGCTTTTCACGCTAACGGTTCTCGTGATGGCGATTTCCGTGGCCACGGTATCCTACCTCGCCTTCGGGGCGTCCATGGCGCTCGGCGCGTTTCTGGCGGGCATGGTAGTCGGCCAGTCCAAGGTCAGCCACCAGGCCGCGGCCGACGCTCTTCCTCTCAGGGACGCGTTCGCGGTTCTCTTCTTCGTTGCCGTGGGCATGTTGTTCGATTACAGGACGGTCCTGGATTCGCCTTTTCTCATGATCGGTATCGTTGCAGTCATAATAATTGTAAAACCGCTGGCTGCGCTCATTATAACGCTCATATCGGGTTATTCCCTCAGAACCGGGCTTACTGTCGCCGGGGGGCTCGCGCAGATAGGGGAATTCTCGTTCATCCTCGCCGAGTTCGCGAAGTCTCTTAAACTCATACCGGGGGAGGCGCACAACGTCCTCGTCGCAGGGGCGATAATTTCGATAAGCCTGAACCCGTGGATATTCAGATCGTTCTTGGCGCTCGAGCCGCGCCTGAGCCGCATACGGTGGCTGAATTCCTTCATCGAGATACGGGGTGGCAAATCGGGAGAGAAGGCCAATGCAAGGGCTATCGAGCAGGAGCCCAAACCCTCGAGCGTGCGCTCGATAGTGGTGGGCTACGGTCCGGTAGGTCAGAACGTGACGAAGATACTGTACGAATTCGGTATAGAGCCGACTATAATCGAGCTCAACATCGACACCGTGCTCGAAATCCAGGCCGAGGGGCATCACGCCATATACGGGGACGCGTCGCGCAGCGAGATACTGGAGGTCGCCGGCATAACGACAGCGAAGTATCTCATAGTAACGATGCCTCATTCCGAGATGAGTCTCGGTATAGTCCATACGGCCCGGGAGGAGAACCCGGAGGTCCGCATACTGGCCCGGGCGAGGTTCCTTCATCAGGTAGAGGGGCTGGAGCACGCAGGGACTACGATAGTACGATGCGACGAGGCGGAGGCCGCGCATGCATTGGCCGAGGCGCTGCTCCAGGATATAAAGGCGCCGAAGACGCAGATCGAGGCTATAATTGCGGCGGCCGTGGAAGGGGATGACTCGAAAGTAAAGCTCGACTAG
- a CDS encoding MotA/TolQ/ExbB proton channel family protein, whose protein sequence is MEMHDMSIIRLLNDGWIATYPLILFSIIMVAVFAERLFAMSGIASSARAVTGLVVPPLSRGDIPSAVQACEKQKKASQSDVYKKLLEERRDTTPDDILEILDEKRFEEIHDLRNHIWMLGTIGSSAPFIGLFGTVVGIIKSFHSMAQAGTGGFAVVAGGISEALVATAAGLIVAILAVIAYNYLQVRVANINAVLRINHAKFFHALKQGRINDGARQA, encoded by the coding sequence ATGGAAATGCATGACATGAGTATCATCCGGCTGCTGAACGACGGCTGGATCGCCACCTACCCCCTCATATTATTCTCGATAATCATGGTAGCGGTCTTCGCGGAAAGGCTGTTCGCGATGAGCGGAATCGCCTCGTCCGCAAGGGCCGTCACCGGACTGGTGGTGCCGCCGCTGTCGAGGGGCGACATCCCTTCCGCGGTCCAGGCCTGCGAGAAGCAAAAGAAGGCGAGCCAGTCGGACGTCTATAAGAAGCTCCTCGAAGAGCGGCGAGACACGACGCCTGACGACATACTGGAAATCCTGGACGAAAAAAGGTTCGAGGAAATACACGACCTCAGGAATCACATATGGATGCTCGGAACCATAGGCAGCAGCGCGCCGTTCATCGGGCTCTTCGGCACGGTGGTCGGTATCATCAAATCGTTCCACAGCATGGCGCAGGCTGGAACGGGCGGATTCGCCGTCGTGGCCGGGGGCATTTCCGAAGCGCTCGTCGCCACGGCCGCGGGCCTTATCGTTGCGATACTCGCGGTCATCGCCTACAATTATCTACAGGTCAGGGTCGCTAATATCAACGCGGTGCTCAGGATAAATCACGCTAAGTTTTTCCACGCGTTAAAACAGGGGAGAATAAACGATGGCGCTCGGCAGGCTTGA
- a CDS encoding sigma-54 dependent transcriptional regulator: MPKTILLVDDEVFFTKKLAKNLSDSGYDVLTAFTGKEGIGIAREQTPRVAIIDLKLPDISGLDVIKSLNELERPPITIMITAHGYIEAAVSAMRLGAYDFVEKPFPVDKIKIILQNALNSANLKKTVDVATKHEKQKHGIGALIGVSPVIKNLTGLLTKLAAEDPRMVLITGETGTGKGLAAKVLHYTGRRAEKPFLEMNCAAIPENLLESELFGFEAGSFTDAKKSKSGIFEDADGGTILLDEIGDMSLNLQAKLVKVVEERKFRRLGGKKDIKVDLQVIAATNKELRDEVKNGKFRQDLYHRLNVIGFEMPCLRERKEDIPLLTDHFIRFFNNDINKTIKTVPEEVKRAFHAYNWPGNVRELRSTVERAMILSEGEELNPRYISLDTEGGNVNLDEQNGRMKLEVDLDDSSLEDIEQKIIRKTLEQNNWNQTRAAVALKMNRQNLRYRMKKMGLLG; encoded by the coding sequence ATGCCGAAGACCATATTGCTGGTAGACGACGAGGTGTTCTTCACGAAGAAGCTCGCCAAGAACCTCTCGGATTCCGGGTACGACGTTCTCACAGCATTTACCGGAAAGGAGGGAATCGGGATCGCCAGGGAGCAGACGCCCCGCGTCGCGATTATCGATCTCAAGCTGCCCGACATAAGCGGCCTCGACGTCATAAAAAGCCTTAACGAGCTCGAGCGGCCGCCGATAACGATAATGATCACCGCGCACGGCTACATCGAAGCGGCCGTATCGGCCATGCGTCTGGGCGCGTACGACTTCGTCGAAAAGCCCTTCCCCGTGGACAAGATCAAAATCATACTCCAGAACGCGCTTAACTCCGCGAATCTCAAAAAGACAGTGGACGTGGCGACAAAGCACGAAAAGCAGAAGCACGGCATCGGGGCGCTCATAGGGGTGAGCCCGGTAATAAAAAACCTGACGGGGCTTCTCACGAAACTCGCGGCCGAGGATCCGCGCATGGTGCTTATCACGGGCGAGACCGGGACTGGAAAGGGGCTCGCCGCGAAAGTGCTCCACTATACCGGGCGGCGGGCCGAAAAGCCGTTTCTCGAAATGAACTGCGCCGCGATACCGGAGAACCTGCTCGAAAGCGAGCTCTTCGGATTCGAAGCCGGCTCCTTCACGGACGCCAAGAAATCGAAGTCGGGGATATTCGAGGACGCGGACGGCGGGACGATTCTCCTCGACGAAATAGGAGACATGAGCCTTAATCTCCAGGCCAAGCTCGTCAAGGTCGTCGAGGAAAGAAAGTTCAGGAGGCTCGGGGGGAAAAAAGATATCAAGGTCGATCTCCAGGTGATCGCCGCCACGAACAAAGAGCTCAGAGACGAGGTGAAAAACGGCAAATTCAGGCAGGACCTCTACCACAGGCTCAACGTGATCGGCTTCGAAATGCCGTGCCTCAGGGAAAGGAAAGAAGACATCCCGCTCCTTACGGACCATTTCATCCGGTTCTTCAATAACGACATAAACAAGACCATAAAGACCGTCCCCGAGGAAGTGAAGCGCGCCTTTCACGCCTACAACTGGCCGGGCAACGTGCGCGAGCTCAGGAGCACCGTCGAGCGGGCCATGATACTGAGCGAGGGAGAGGAGCTCAACCCGCGTTATATTTCACTCGACACGGAGGGGGGGAACGTAAACCTCGACGAGCAGAACGGAAGGATGAAGCTCGAAGTCGATCTCGACGATTCGTCCCTCGAAGACATCGAGCAGAAGATAATAAGAAAAACGCTCGAACAGAATAACTGGAACCAGACCCGCGCCGCGGTGGCGCTCAAGATGAACAGGCAGAATCTCCGGTACAGGATGAAGAAGATGGGGCTCCTCGGCTAA
- a CDS encoding AI-2E family transporter: MSDEKTKSIPGNNGPGEKPGVSPWPRAKAAGVALTGLFVLAVVYTLYFGRAIFIPVFFALLLNLLLSPAVDALERVRVPRVLGSALVITALLLVVTASFSIFYQPAADWVDRAPESLRTVEEKLRFITKPVEKIGEATKSVEDIVDVGSESGGATVAVGKTGFLNRLIYETSELVFGLATTIILLYFLLVSGDMFLRKIINVLPTLSDKKKAVELARKVESDISVYLYTVVAINICLGAIVGTAMYILGMPSPFLWGAVAGLLNFIMYLGPVVGITVIALVAITSFDSVADAILPPLAYFVINGIEGNFVTPFILGRRLVMNPIVIFLALLFWGWLWGVPGALIAVPIVVILKIICDNTETLKPVGEFLGR, encoded by the coding sequence ATGAGCGACGAAAAAACAAAATCCATTCCCGGCAACAACGGACCGGGCGAAAAGCCCGGGGTATCCCCCTGGCCTCGGGCAAAGGCGGCCGGCGTCGCGCTCACGGGTTTATTCGTCCTGGCCGTCGTCTATACGCTCTATTTCGGTCGGGCGATTTTCATCCCGGTTTTCTTCGCGCTCCTTTTAAACCTCCTCCTCTCCCCGGCCGTGGACGCCCTGGAGAGGGTCCGCGTTCCGCGGGTTCTCGGCTCCGCCCTCGTCATCACCGCGCTGCTGCTCGTGGTCACTGCCTCCTTCTCCATCTTCTATCAGCCGGCCGCCGACTGGGTGGACCGCGCACCCGAGAGCCTTCGGACCGTCGAGGAGAAGCTGAGGTTCATAACGAAGCCCGTCGAGAAAATAGGCGAGGCCACAAAGAGCGTCGAGGATATAGTGGACGTGGGGTCCGAATCCGGCGGGGCGACGGTCGCCGTAGGGAAGACGGGATTTCTGAACAGGCTCATTTACGAGACGTCGGAGCTGGTGTTCGGGCTAGCGACCACGATAATACTCCTCTATTTCCTTCTCGTCTCAGGCGACATGTTCTTGAGAAAAATCATAAACGTCCTCCCCACGCTGAGCGACAAGAAGAAGGCCGTCGAGCTCGCACGGAAGGTCGAGAGCGATATATCGGTCTACCTCTACACCGTCGTCGCGATCAACATATGTCTCGGCGCTATAGTCGGAACGGCGATGTACATACTCGGCATGCCGAGCCCGTTCCTCTGGGGCGCCGTCGCCGGGCTTTTAAACTTCATAATGTACCTCGGCCCCGTCGTCGGTATTACAGTAATCGCACTCGTCGCCATAACGAGCTTCGACAGCGTCGCCGACGCGATTCTGCCTCCCCTCGCCTACTTCGTAATAAACGGTATCGAGGGTAACTTCGTCACGCCGTTCATACTCGGGCGGCGTCTGGTCATGAATCCTATAGTCATATTCCTGGCGCTTCTCTTCTGGGGGTGGCTCTGGGGGGTGCCGGGGGCTTTGATAGCCGTCCCCATAGTGGTGATACTCAAGATAATCTGCGACAACACCGAAACACTGAAACCGGTCGGGGAATTTCTCGGCAGATAG
- a CDS encoding biopolymer transporter ExbD gives MALGRLDDKSDEDIVAEINITPLTDIFLVLLIIFMITSSALIESGAEINLPEVAKTETVSRNVVVTLTTIGDIYINGKMVNKHTFEEELKKALGETDNKLVILEGDKSAMLGDAVRLIAMAKEAGASEVAIAADKEETETP, from the coding sequence ATGGCGCTCGGCAGGCTTGACGACAAGTCCGACGAAGATATCGTAGCGGAAATAAACATCACGCCGCTTACGGACATCTTCCTCGTTCTCCTCATCATATTCATGATAACGAGCTCGGCCCTCATAGAATCCGGCGCCGAGATTAACCTGCCCGAAGTGGCCAAGACCGAGACGGTTTCAAGGAACGTGGTGGTCACGCTTACGACAATAGGCGATATTTATATAAACGGGAAGATGGTGAACAAACACACCTTCGAGGAAGAGCTCAAAAAAGCGCTCGGCGAAACGGACAACAAGCTCGTTATACTCGAAGGCGACAAGAGCGCCATGCTCGGCGACGCGGTAAGGCTCATCGCCATGGCCAAGGAAGCCGGGGCGTCCGAGGTCGCTATCGCCGCCGACAAAGAGGAAACCGAAACCCCCTGA